One Methylosarcina fibrata AML-C10 DNA segment encodes these proteins:
- a CDS encoding DNA-binding protein, with amino-acid sequence MEKRSDTYSLAYECCNSVFLEDGRFPTIEAIRDRIHVNSPAVIKRAMNDWTLHFVEKHRKKLENPNIPAVIVDASESLWNLALIEAKKGYEAKEKELSLRESEWKSHLKCLEQKLIENQQQRESEKDELNQALAEQIALVNGLVENLEVATQNFKETEFALAINRENLSRAEGALEEARKSHEIQAKEWSEKSEKDHLWHLKRIEEEKESAKNEQARIISNLNRSLETARLDQESLRARLTQIMNQVGDQLERQGKLEAEVDKLRAELSSTEKALLQEKERSVKLQALVKKQRRPAEKLTGERISL; translated from the coding sequence ATGGAAAAGCGATCAGATACCTATTCCCTTGCCTACGAATGCTGCAATTCAGTGTTTTTGGAAGACGGACGGTTTCCTACGATTGAAGCCATTCGGGATCGCATTCATGTGAATAGCCCCGCCGTAATCAAGCGGGCGATGAATGATTGGACTCTGCATTTTGTCGAAAAGCATCGTAAAAAGTTAGAAAATCCAAATATACCTGCGGTTATCGTGGATGCGTCAGAATCACTCTGGAATCTAGCTCTTATTGAGGCAAAGAAGGGATACGAAGCAAAAGAGAAAGAGCTATCACTCCGAGAGTCTGAATGGAAATCTCACCTCAAATGTCTCGAACAAAAATTAATAGAAAATCAACAGCAACGGGAGTCTGAAAAAGACGAACTGAACCAAGCCTTGGCCGAACAAATCGCTTTGGTTAATGGCTTGGTCGAAAACCTGGAAGTCGCAACGCAAAATTTCAAAGAAACAGAATTCGCATTGGCTATTAATCGAGAAAATCTTTCAAGAGCAGAAGGTGCACTCGAAGAAGCACGAAAATCACACGAGATTCAAGCCAAGGAATGGTCGGAAAAATCTGAGAAAGATCATCTTTGGCATCTGAAGCGGATTGAGGAAGAAAAGGAATCGGCAAAGAACGAGCAAGCCAGAATCATTTCAAACTTGAATCGATCCCTGGAAACAGCAAGGCTTGATCAGGAATCGTTACGCGCAAGACTGACACAAATCATGAATCAAGTTGGAGATCAGTTAGAACGCCAAGGTAAGCTAGAGGCAGAAGTCGACAAATTGCGGGCCGAACTGTCAAGCACGGAAAAAGCGTTGCTTCAAGAGAAAGAACGATCCGTTAAGTTGCAGGCGTTGGTCAAAAAACAGCGCCGCCCTGCAGAAAAACTAACCGGCGAAAGGATTTCACTTTGA
- the stbB gene encoding StbB family protein, which translates to MKVAIMNFTGTVGKTTIATHLLSPRMNGAQIIAVESINETAESIGIAVEKIKGEKFRELFKRLMVEDDVIIDIGASNIQDFLEGMHKFDESHVEFDYFLIPVTNGTKEQRETTSMIGTLAGLGVPKEKVRVIFNRVESSVDDEFQILLNYVSKNNNAIINTKAAIFENELFDVLAIKKLSIEKLLSDPKNYKALLHDNRDADDKKRSHWSEMFGLKALAKSVNRNLDACYVELFS; encoded by the coding sequence ATGAAAGTAGCCATCATGAATTTTACGGGTACCGTTGGAAAAACCACTATCGCAACGCATTTATTATCACCACGCATGAATGGAGCGCAAATAATTGCGGTGGAAAGCATTAACGAAACGGCGGAGAGTATTGGTATAGCGGTTGAAAAAATAAAAGGGGAAAAGTTCAGAGAGCTGTTCAAACGGTTAATGGTAGAAGATGATGTGATAATCGATATCGGTGCATCAAATATCCAAGATTTTTTGGAAGGCATGCATAAATTCGACGAATCACATGTTGAGTTCGACTATTTTCTTATACCGGTAACAAACGGTACAAAAGAGCAGAGAGAAACAACATCGATGATTGGTACTTTGGCAGGATTAGGAGTGCCGAAAGAAAAGGTAAGGGTGATATTTAATCGTGTCGAGTCAAGCGTTGATGATGAATTTCAGATTTTGCTTAATTATGTTAGTAAAAATAACAACGCAATAATCAATACAAAAGCGGCCATTTTTGAAAACGAGCTCTTTGATGTTTTGGCAATAAAAAAGTTATCCATCGAAAAATTGCTATCTGACCCAAAAAACTATAAGGCTTTGTTACACGATAACAGGGACGCGGATGATAAAAAGCGAAGCCATTGGAGTGAGATGTTTGGGCTTAAAGCTCTGGCAAAAAGCGTTAATCGAAATCTGGACGCTTGTTACGTGGAACTATTTTCCTAA